From Pseudovibrio sp. Tun.PSC04-5.I4, a single genomic window includes:
- a CDS encoding D-alanyl-D-alanine carboxypeptidase family protein: MPTAHAVELKAQAATLYDFSNKSLIFSKNSRVLLAPANLTKLMTAATVQQAIHTGEITPQTTFTVSEHAWRTGGAPARVTTMFARLKSKIPVADLMNGLIVQSANDAAIVLAEGISGSEENFAKRMNEFGKSIGMKNSNFINPTGFPDDKHKSTLEDLLLLANYVIEHEPELHSMFSIDRYTWNKITQRNKNPLIREIEGLDGFGAGFSEREGFAAIGTLDDNGKRYVAVIAASPTTQDRIKDMKTLLLPSLAGLKLAKLYQPGDQVSDAAVYGGQKQTVSLMTSDAVATLINPNDKDGYKLRVVYNGPIAAPIPKGTEVGELQVLSKNDVIYRATLVTGEDVAIGDLRDRAWDALGEFFYQLF; encoded by the coding sequence ATGCCCACAGCACATGCAGTTGAGCTAAAAGCCCAAGCAGCAACCCTTTATGACTTCTCCAATAAATCTCTGATTTTTTCCAAAAACTCACGCGTATTGCTCGCCCCTGCAAACCTGACCAAGTTAATGACCGCTGCTACCGTGCAGCAGGCCATCCATACCGGTGAGATTACACCTCAAACCACGTTTACGGTCAGCGAACATGCCTGGCGAACAGGTGGCGCACCGGCGCGCGTTACAACCATGTTCGCGCGGCTTAAATCAAAGATTCCAGTAGCTGATTTGATGAATGGTTTGATTGTTCAAAGCGCCAATGATGCTGCTATTGTTTTGGCCGAAGGAATTTCCGGCAGCGAAGAAAACTTCGCCAAACGCATGAATGAGTTTGGTAAATCCATTGGGATGAAAAACTCCAATTTCATCAATCCTACTGGCTTTCCAGATGACAAGCACAAATCCACACTTGAAGACCTGCTGCTGCTGGCCAATTACGTCATCGAACACGAGCCGGAATTGCATTCCATGTTTAGTATTGATCGCTACACATGGAACAAAATCACCCAACGCAACAAAAACCCTCTCATACGAGAGATTGAGGGGTTGGATGGGTTTGGCGCAGGATTTTCTGAACGGGAAGGCTTTGCAGCAATCGGAACATTGGACGATAATGGCAAACGATATGTTGCGGTCATAGCTGCCTCTCCAACAACTCAAGATCGTATCAAGGATATGAAAACGTTGCTCCTGCCATCCTTGGCGGGGCTGAAGTTAGCTAAGCTCTACCAGCCGGGAGATCAGGTCAGCGATGCGGCGGTCTATGGCGGGCAAAAACAAACCGTATCCCTGATGACCTCAGATGCTGTTGCAACACTCATTAATCCAAACGACAAAGACGGTTATAAACTGCGTGTGGTCTACAATGGGCCAATCGCTGCACCTATTCCAAAAGGCACGGAAGTGGGGGAACTTCAAGTTCTCTCCAAAAATGACGTGATTTATCGCGCCACTCTGGTAACAGGAGAAGATGTTGCCATTGGAGACCTCCGGGACCGTGCGTGGGATGCGCTTGGAGAGTTCTTCTACCAGTTATTCTAG
- a CDS encoding DNA polymerase III subunit delta', whose translation MAKAPIVEDAPEFDEVEGLLLPREQTVLYGHEQAETELLDAYRSQRFHHAWILGGPKGIGKATLAFRFARFILEHPDRFSTPVAAANSLYVPPESRSSHMIAAGSHADLLHLRRPWDVKAKRFKRDLPVDEIRKTTAFFGSTAAGGNWRICIVDAADDMNQSAANALLKILEEPPKQSLFILLSHNPGRLLPTIRSRCRRLPMRKLEEATIEHALSDMGSFQGGTSRALHALADGSLRQAALATNGGALDIAQEFSRLTEMLSNLDMIRVHSFADKVSARGAEDAWNTFLELARTFLSNQLRKDASARPDALVRWADLWEKVGRAASTADALNLDRKQVVLSFLIDLRKAHAG comes from the coding sequence ATGGCAAAGGCACCTATTGTTGAAGACGCGCCAGAATTTGACGAGGTAGAGGGGCTCCTTTTACCGCGAGAACAAACCGTTCTTTATGGCCACGAACAGGCGGAGACGGAGTTGCTGGATGCTTACCGCTCGCAGCGTTTCCACCATGCATGGATTCTGGGGGGCCCCAAAGGTATCGGCAAAGCAACGCTCGCTTTCAGATTCGCCAGGTTCATTCTGGAGCACCCAGACCGTTTTTCAACACCGGTTGCCGCAGCCAACAGCCTCTATGTTCCGCCAGAAAGCCGCAGTTCTCATATGATTGCCGCCGGGTCTCATGCCGACCTCCTGCATCTACGACGCCCGTGGGATGTGAAGGCAAAACGCTTCAAGCGCGACCTCCCTGTCGATGAAATTCGCAAAACCACTGCATTTTTTGGCTCAACAGCTGCTGGCGGCAATTGGCGTATCTGTATCGTAGATGCGGCGGATGACATGAATCAGTCAGCTGCAAACGCTTTGTTGAAAATATTGGAAGAACCACCAAAACAATCCCTGTTTATCCTACTTTCTCACAACCCCGGCAGATTACTCCCCACCATTCGGTCACGTTGCCGCCGCTTGCCGATGCGCAAGTTGGAAGAGGCAACCATTGAGCATGCCTTGTCAGATATGGGCAGTTTCCAAGGTGGCACCTCTAGGGCCCTTCATGCACTGGCGGATGGCAGCCTGCGGCAAGCCGCTTTGGCTACAAACGGCGGCGCGCTGGACATTGCGCAGGAGTTTTCACGACTGACAGAGATGCTTTCCAACTTGGATATGATCCGAGTTCATAGCTTTGCAGACAAGGTTTCTGCCCGCGGCGCAGAGGATGCATGGAATACATTTTTGGAGCTTGCGCGAACATTCTTGAGTAATCAATTGCGTAAAGATGCAAGCGCAAGGCCTGATGCGCTTGTCAGGTGGGCTGACTTGTGGGAAAAGGTTGGCCGCGCTGCATCAACAGCAGATGCTCTGAACCTCGACCGGAAGCAGGTAGTTTTGTCTTTCCTCATTGATTTGCGGAAAGCGCACGCAGGCTAA
- the metG gene encoding methionine--tRNA ligase, which translates to MTEKTPFYITTAISYPNGEPHIGHAYEAIATDVLARFQRLDGREVHFLTGTDVHGQKMLQTAVKEGMSPSDLADKNSKLFREMVEMLGCSNNDFIQTNEERHYKSCQAIWQKMVDSGDIYKDSYAGWYSVRDEAYYQESETEVREDGVRYGPQNTPVEWVEEESYFFRLSAYEDKLLALYENQPDFIGPNARRNEVMSFVKGGLRDLSVSRTTFDWGIPVPGDEKHVMYVWVDALTNYITALGYPDMEGDMAKFWPANTHIIGKDIIRFHAVYWPAFLMSAGVPLPERVFAHGFLFNSGEKMSKSLGNVIAPRDLVDTYGLDQIRYFLLREVPFGQDGNYNHEAMVNRINADLANDIGNLAQRSLSMIFKNCEGKLPIPGEFSAEDKAMLAQADEMLEKCRDFMAKQEIHNALACIWATVGEANRYFASQEPWALKKTNTERMATVLYTTAEIIRQVGILAQPVIPGSAAKLLDLLVLDENQRTFAQLGEAGRLQGGGELPKPQGIFPRYVEPETAE; encoded by the coding sequence ATGACAGAAAAAACGCCTTTCTATATTACTACTGCAATTTCCTACCCAAATGGTGAGCCGCATATCGGCCATGCATATGAGGCAATTGCAACTGACGTGCTGGCCCGCTTCCAAAGACTGGATGGCCGTGAAGTCCACTTTCTGACAGGTACTGATGTACATGGTCAAAAGATGCTTCAGACCGCCGTCAAGGAAGGTATGTCTCCTTCAGATCTGGCTGATAAGAACTCCAAGCTCTTCCGCGAAATGGTTGAGATGCTGGGATGTTCTAACAATGATTTCATCCAGACCAACGAAGAGCGCCATTACAAGTCCTGTCAGGCAATCTGGCAGAAGATGGTAGACTCTGGCGACATCTACAAAGACAGTTACGCCGGTTGGTATTCAGTACGCGACGAAGCCTACTATCAGGAAAGCGAAACCGAAGTCCGCGAAGATGGCGTGCGCTACGGTCCGCAAAACACACCTGTTGAGTGGGTAGAAGAAGAAAGCTACTTCTTCCGTCTGTCTGCATATGAAGATAAACTGCTGGCGCTTTACGAAAACCAACCTGACTTCATCGGCCCGAACGCGCGCCGAAATGAAGTCATGAGTTTCGTAAAAGGGGGCCTGAGAGATCTTTCAGTTTCCCGTACCACGTTTGATTGGGGTATTCCTGTTCCCGGTGATGAAAAGCATGTGATGTATGTTTGGGTGGATGCACTCACCAACTACATTACCGCGCTGGGTTACCCGGATATGGAAGGCGATATGGCCAAGTTCTGGCCTGCCAATACTCACATCATCGGTAAAGACATCATCCGCTTCCACGCAGTGTACTGGCCGGCATTCCTGATGTCGGCAGGTGTACCGCTGCCAGAGCGCGTGTTTGCACACGGTTTCCTCTTTAACTCCGGTGAGAAGATGTCCAAGTCCCTTGGCAACGTCATCGCACCGCGTGATCTGGTGGACACTTACGGCCTTGATCAGATCCGCTATTTCCTCCTGCGCGAGGTTCCATTCGGTCAGGATGGCAACTACAACCACGAAGCAATGGTCAACCGCATCAACGCCGACCTTGCCAATGATATTGGAAATCTGGCTCAACGTTCTTTGTCCATGATCTTCAAAAACTGCGAAGGCAAACTCCCGATACCGGGTGAGTTCTCCGCTGAAGATAAGGCAATGCTGGCACAGGCTGATGAGATGCTTGAAAAATGCCGTGACTTCATGGCCAAGCAGGAAATTCACAATGCGCTCGCCTGCATTTGGGCAACCGTTGGAGAAGCAAACCGCTACTTTGCCTCTCAAGAACCTTGGGCGCTGAAGAAAACCAACACGGAGCGTATGGCGACAGTTCTTTACACAACTGCTGAAATCATTCGTCAGGTTGGTATTTTGGCACAGCCAGTTATACCGGGTTCTGCCGCAAAACTGCTGGATCTTCTGGTTCTGGACGAAAACCAGCGGACATTTGCACAGCTTGGTGAAGCCGGACGCCTTCAAGGTGGCGGCGAACTGCCAAAACCACAAGGTATATTCCCGCGCTATGTAGAGCCGGAAACTGCTGAGTAA
- the tmk gene encoding dTMP kinase, with protein MPGIFISFEGGEGAGKSTQIQRLREALLSKGIEAVTTREPGGSQGAEIVREVLLSGAAKEYGVTAEAVLFAAARADHIDTLIKPALEDGKWVLCDRFADSSRVYQGESGVPDSVVEALQQVAIAGHNPDMTLLINVTPEVGLARVSKRTAPVEFDGPDRFETDTLETHRRRQNLFLEMARKEPNRIVVIDGDQSQDKVTDDIWQTVQNRFAKEIELEDHNLQESRED; from the coding sequence TTGCCTGGTATTTTTATCAGTTTTGAAGGCGGCGAAGGCGCGGGAAAGTCAACGCAGATTCAGCGCCTGCGCGAAGCTCTGCTCTCAAAAGGCATAGAAGCCGTTACAACCCGCGAACCCGGTGGCTCACAAGGAGCTGAAATCGTTCGCGAAGTTCTCTTATCTGGCGCAGCTAAAGAATACGGCGTAACAGCTGAAGCTGTTTTGTTTGCCGCGGCCCGCGCAGACCATATCGACACGCTCATAAAACCAGCTTTAGAGGACGGTAAATGGGTCTTGTGTGATCGTTTCGCCGATTCATCACGCGTCTATCAGGGTGAATCCGGTGTGCCAGATAGCGTGGTTGAAGCCTTGCAACAAGTTGCAATTGCCGGTCATAACCCTGATATGACCCTGCTCATCAACGTGACACCAGAAGTTGGTTTAGCGCGCGTTTCCAAACGCACTGCACCCGTTGAGTTTGATGGCCCGGACCGGTTTGAGACGGATACATTGGAAACGCATAGGCGCAGGCAAAACCTGTTCCTTGAGATGGCCCGTAAAGAACCAAACCGCATTGTTGTAATTGATGGTGATCAGTCGCAGGATAAAGTGACCGATGATATCTGGCAGACCGTCCAAAACCGGTTTGCTAAAGAGATTGAATTGGAAGACCATAACCTGCAAGAGAGCAGGGAAGACTGA
- a CDS encoding septal ring lytic transglycosylase RlpA family protein: MTSLSVVALCAGIAACGGGTDKVKFSEKKYGVAASPRMVSGTKSVPKGGGRSVVGKPYKVAGNWYYPKRDDNYKKVGKASWYGPTFHGRKTANGEIFDRNALTAAHPTMPLPSYAKVTNLQNGKSMVVRVNDRGPFHGNRVIDLSERVAGMLGTKSSGIAKVKVEYVGRAPLHGQDEKKLMASYSGSGGNWLGGSSIGKTMLAFAKPANRITGPAPTPTPRSRPYDAPIMAAQNVLAFNSNQVDPAIVYERNINTMQVASISGFKNRMNNALNSNTSANAQKAVVPTLQPVNTSFSSSLLPPPSATSYKSPTSSSSVPAPNPMPSFQNGNAVSSYASQQRLTGAHDAFKSVSGGSGLKEILLSRTGKKQ; the protein is encoded by the coding sequence ATGACGAGCCTGTCGGTGGTTGCATTGTGCGCGGGCATTGCCGCCTGCGGTGGTGGAACTGACAAGGTAAAGTTCAGTGAAAAGAAATACGGCGTAGCTGCTAGCCCGCGCATGGTCAGCGGAACAAAGTCCGTTCCAAAAGGTGGCGGGCGCAGTGTTGTTGGAAAACCATATAAGGTTGCTGGCAATTGGTACTATCCCAAAAGGGATGACAACTACAAAAAAGTAGGCAAGGCATCTTGGTACGGTCCGACTTTCCATGGTCGCAAAACCGCCAATGGCGAAATCTTTGACCGAAATGCTTTAACAGCTGCACACCCAACTATGCCTTTGCCAAGCTATGCTAAAGTCACCAACTTGCAAAATGGCAAGTCTATGGTGGTGCGTGTCAATGATCGTGGCCCGTTCCACGGCAATCGTGTTATTGATCTTTCAGAGCGAGTTGCCGGTATGCTTGGGACCAAATCAAGCGGCATTGCTAAAGTGAAAGTCGAATATGTTGGCCGTGCTCCTTTGCATGGACAAGATGAGAAGAAACTAATGGCTTCTTACTCAGGCAGTGGCGGCAATTGGTTGGGCGGCTCATCTATTGGCAAAACTATGCTGGCGTTTGCAAAGCCAGCAAACCGCATAACAGGTCCAGCACCAACACCAACACCACGCAGCAGACCTTATGATGCGCCAATTATGGCAGCACAAAATGTCCTCGCGTTCAATTCCAATCAGGTTGATCCCGCTATTGTTTACGAGCGCAATATAAACACCATGCAAGTCGCATCTATCAGCGGGTTCAAAAATCGCATGAACAATGCGCTGAACTCCAACACCAGTGCAAACGCGCAAAAAGCAGTGGTCCCGACACTTCAACCTGTAAATACGTCTTTCAGCAGCAGTTTGTTACCGCCACCAAGCGCAACGAGCTACAAATCTCCGACAAGTAGCAGCAGTGTACCTGCTCCTAATCCAATGCCAAGCTTCCAAAACGGCAATGCAGTTTCCTCTTACGCATCCCAACAAAGACTGACTGGTGCGCATGATGCATTCAAGTCAGTGAGCGGTGGATCCGGTCTGAAAGAAATTCTGTTATCTCGTACTGGTAAAAAACAGTAA
- a CDS encoding TatD family hydrolase, with protein MLVDSHCHLDFPDFAEERDQIIARAHEAGVMLMVTICTRVRRFEQIKEIAETYDSVYCSVGTHPHQAEEEADVTLEEILEFAKHPKVVAIGEAGLDYFYDKAPRDVQQKVLRTHITAARQTQLPLVIHSRDADHDMMRILEEEMKIGAFPALLHCFSSGKELAMKGLELGLYVSFSGILTFKRSQDLRDIAAELPMDRLLVETDAPYLAPQPWRGKRNEPAYVAHTNKVLAQALSVSEEEMATATTQNFLRLFSKVPRPQ; from the coding sequence ATGTTAGTTGATAGTCATTGTCATCTGGATTTTCCAGATTTTGCAGAAGAGCGAGATCAGATCATCGCTCGGGCTCATGAGGCCGGGGTCATGCTGATGGTCACCATCTGCACGCGTGTCCGCCGTTTTGAGCAGATCAAAGAAATTGCTGAAACTTATGACAGCGTTTATTGCTCCGTCGGTACGCATCCGCATCAAGCTGAAGAAGAAGCAGATGTAACCCTTGAAGAGATCCTGGAGTTTGCCAAACATCCCAAAGTGGTTGCTATCGGTGAAGCTGGGCTGGATTACTTTTACGACAAGGCCCCGCGCGATGTTCAGCAAAAAGTTCTTCGCACCCATATTACAGCAGCACGCCAAACCCAGCTACCGCTCGTCATTCACAGCCGTGATGCAGACCATGACATGATGCGCATTTTAGAAGAAGAAATGAAAATTGGCGCTTTCCCGGCGCTCCTTCATTGTTTTTCCTCCGGTAAAGAGCTGGCCATGAAAGGCTTGGAACTGGGGCTGTACGTATCCTTCTCCGGCATTTTGACGTTCAAACGCTCGCAGGACCTACGTGATATTGCAGCCGAGTTGCCGATGGATCGTTTGCTTGTGGAAACCGATGCGCCATATCTTGCCCCCCAGCCATGGCGCGGGAAACGCAATGAGCCAGCTTATGTCGCCCATACCAACAAAGTACTGGCGCAAGCCCTTAGTGTAAGTGAAGAAGAGATGGCAACCGCAACAACGCAAAACTTCTTGCGCCTGTTTTCTAAGGTGCCACGGCCACAATGA